AGCGGCATGGCGGTCGCCACGATCGCTCCTTGTCCGAACTCGACCAACGGCCAATCTTGCCGCCCTTCGCGCTCGGGCGCGCGGCGCGGCCAGGCGGCCCACAGCATCAACACCAACACGCCGACTTGCGCGGCCAGCGTCACGGCCTTGGTGCCGTGCGGGCCTGGGTTCCAAACGCTGATGTCGCGCTCTGCTTCGTCGGGGCGCGTGGTTGGTGGATTCAGCAAGCGGTACAGCGAACCCGACAGACTCTGGTTCGCTTCGCTCCAGGCCTGCCAACCGCCGGGGGCTTCGACCGTGGCGCCAGGCCGGACATTACTCAGGAACGTCTGATACCAGTCGAGCGCCCAGGGAATCTGGGCCTTGTTCGGATGAGTCAAATCAGGCAGCCAGGTACACAGCGCGGCCGCCAACACCACGCATGCCGTCGCCGACCAGCGCCGCTGCCACATAAACACCGGCGCGAACAACAGGGGCGTCGCCTTGCAAGCCGCGGCAATGCCGGCACAAACACCGGCCGCGCGCTGCCGTCCCAAGCTCAGCCCATACACGCACGCGGTCACTAATAGTAACGTCAGCACATCGTGCGACAAGGCTTCCAAGATCGACAACAAATGCCGGCCAATCAGCGCGACCAGCGCGATCCAAAACACCGCGGTCAGCCGCCGGTCGCGCGCTTGTTCATCGGTGACGAACGACGCGACGGTTCGATCGATCATCCAGGCGATCGCTACCAGCGCCACCCACGACGCTAACGCCCACAATGCCGCTCCGACCGGCTCGCTGAAGCCGAGCAGCGGCACGAAGACCAACGCAAAAAACGGCGGATAGGTGAAGGCGTTTGTCCGATAGACCGGATCGCCGCCGCGCACGTAAACTTGTGCTCCCTCGACCATCCGCTCGGCGCCGACCAGATAGACGTCAAGCTCGCCGCGGCGCGTCTGATAAAGGGCTTCAATACCCACTAACAGGGCGATCGCGGCAATTAGCGCGCTGACCTTCCCGGGCGGAAGTGCGAGGCGTGGACTTTTGCCGATGGTTGCCATCCGTGGCCGACCCGATGACGCAAAAACTTGCTGAAGAATGACAGCAAGTTAAATCGACCAGGGTTTGCAGACAAGGCCGCTTGGGATGTGGCCCCTCACGGCACGTAGCGCGCCAGCAATCACACGCTAGCGGACAGAGGCCTAATCGCGTCGGCTGAGCATTTCGACGCGGCCGCGCAGACGCAGCACCTCGTCGGCCAGTTCTTGCAACTGCCAACCCATCACGACTTCGGTCGGCTCACTCTCGGCCAGCTTGGCGCGCTCGTAGCGCAGCCGCGCCACTTCCGCCGTGCAGCGCAATCGTTCCAACTCGTCGGCCGAGACGCTGGCTCCCGTGCGCTGATTCGCCGTCAACGCCTTCTGGTAGTCGGCGTCGGCGATCTTCAGGCCACCTTCCTGGATGGCGACAAACGCTTCGTAACGCCGCGTGGGGCTGCTGCTCTTGTACGCATCAAGCCGCTGTTGGGCGATGTCGACTGAACGGTGCAAGTACTCGAGCGACGCCGACGGATAGGTGTTGGCAAATCGCTTGTTGGCACCGAGCGCCTTGTTCAGTTCGGCTTGGGCCAACGCCAGCGTCGCTTCGGCATACTTCAGGTTGATTTCGGCGAGCTGCTTGTTGTCGCCCGAGGCGGGCGCGGCCGGCTCGGCGGTGTCGACGGTGCGAATCACGCCCAGCCCCAACACGGCCAGCACGACCAAACTTCCCCAGAAGCGATTCGATTGGCACATGATCGATTCTCCCAACGTGAATCCAAGGACCGGCGGACGCATGATGATTGTGTCCCGTTGCTCCTTCCTATTTGAGCATCGAATGCAGGCCAAAGTCGAGCCTGAGGCCGATTATTCGTCCCTTCATCCCCCGCGACCCAGCGATCGTCCCCGCCGACATGTCCTTTTCGGCACAATCGGCCCGGCAAGTCGGTGCAGGATTCCCCTCGGCCTGGCGCACGGGATGGTTCATCTGGACGGTCGCTCGGCGTAAGATAGGCGTCGCCCGCCGTCCCCTCTCCCGCCTCGGAAACCCTCGGGAAATCCCGCCATGCCTCGGCTTTTACACTGGTTGCTTGTTGCCGTCTGCTGGAGTTTCGCCGGCGGGAGCATGTGCGTTTGGGCCCAAGACGCCGAGGAGTCGACAGCGGCCAAGACGGACAAGGCCGCCGCCACGGTGCATGCTCACGAATGGTCGGTCGAACTGGCCAAGCAGGTGCGACCTTCGGTCGTCGTCATCACCACCGAAGGGCGTGGCGGCGCGAACGAAGGGATGGGGACCGGCTTTATCATCTCGGCCGACGGTTTGATTGCCACCAATCGGCACGTCATCGGCGATGGCCGCGCGATTCAGGTGCGCACCAGCGATGGGCGCACGTTCACTCCGACGGCCGTCGAGGCAACCGATCGACAACTTGACCTGGCCGTGCTGCGCGTCAACGCCAAGAATCTGCCGGCGCTCAAGCTGGCCGATTCCGAGCAAGTCGAGCCGGGCACGCCGGTCCTGGCCGTGGGCAACCCGCTGGGGCTCGAACACAGCGTCGCGGTTGGCGCCATCGCCAGCAGCCGGCAGATCGATGGCTCGCCCCTCTGGCAAGTCGCCATTCCGATCGAGCGAGGCAACAGCGGCAGCCCTCTGGTCGATCGGCAAGGCCGCGTGGTGGGGATCATGGCGCTCAAGTCGGCCACGACATCGAACTTGGGTTTCGCGCTCAAGAGCAATGACCTGCAAGCGTTGGTTGACAAGCCGAACCCGGTCCCCTTCCAGCGCTGGCTGACGATAGGAGCGTTGGACCCCGCCCAGTGGCAGCCGCGCCTGGGGGGCATATGGCGGCAGCACGCCGGTCGCATTCAGGTCCGCGGCACGGGAGCCGGTTTCGGCGGGCGGTCGTTGTGCGTCTTTCAGAAATCGCCTCCCGATGAGCCGTACGAGATCGAAGTGACGGTCAAGCTCGATGACGAAGCCGGCGCCGCGGGACTGGCATTTGCCGTGACCGACGACGATCGACACTACGGGTTTTACCCCAGTGCCGGGCGGCTGCGGCTTAGTCGCTTCGACGGCCCCGACGTCACGCAATGGCATGTGCTGGTCGAAAAGGCGAGCGAGCATTATCGGCCGGAAGATTGGAACACGCTCCGCGTGCGCGTCGAAAAGGAGTGGCTCCGCTGCTATGTGAACGACCACCTGGTGGCCGAAATGATCGACGCCGAATTGCGCGGCGGCCGAGTGGGGCTGGCCAAGTTCCGCAACACCGTGGCCGAGTTCAAACAGTTCCGCATGGGACGCGAGCTGCGGCCGCTGGGCCCGTCGACCGAGACGGTCGCCAAGCTGACGAAAATGGTCGAGCGCTTGCCCGATGAAATCTCCGCCGACGCACCCGAGGCAAAGCCGCTGCAAGAACAACCCGGCGCGGCAGCCCAGGCCCTGCGCCAGCAAGCGACCGAGCTGCGTGAGCGGGCCAAGCAGATGCGCGAGCTGGCCGACGAATTGCTGGCCCGCGAGGCGACACAGCAACTGGCCGCGGAGCTTGACCGCGGCGAAGACAAAGCCGATCTGTTGCGGGCGGCATTGCTGCTGGCCCGCTTGGACAACGAAGAACTCGACGTTGACGCTTACTTAGACATAGCGGCACGGATGGCACGCGAGATTCGCGCCCGCTGGCCAGTTCAGGCGAGCGAAGCCGACCGGCTCAAAGCGCTGAACGACTACCTATTCGACGAGCAAGGTTTTCACGGCGCGCGGCACGATTATTACAACCGGGCGAACAGCTATCTGAACCAGGTGCTCGACGATCGCGAAGGGCTGCCGATCACGTTGTCGATCCTGTACATCGAACTTGCCGGCCGGCTCGACATGCGCGTGGTCGGCGTGGCTTTGCCGGGACATTTCATCGTCCGCCATGAACCACATGAAGGCGAATCGCAACTGCTTGACCCGTTCGGTCGTGGCGCACGGCTGACCAAGGCCGAGGCTGACACGATCGTGCATGACGCCATTGGTACGCCGGCGCTGGCGGAACACCTTGTCCCGGCGGGCAAACGGGCGATCATCGTGCGAATGCTGCACAATCTGCGCGGCGTGGCCCAGCGCCAGGAAGATAGCGAGGCGATGTTGCGGTATGCCGAAGCCCTGGTTACGCTCATGCCCAATTCGAGCCAGGAACGGATCGGCCGGGCGTTGCTGCGAATGCAGGCCGGCAACATGCGCGGCGCGCTGGTTGACGTCGACTGGTTGTTGGACCAGCGGCCCAAGGACATCGATCTGGAACGTGTCGAGCAGTTGCGAGCGTTGATCCACCGCGCGCTCGATCGCTAGCGCCCTTAAAGGAGTTGGAATGCCAGAAACGTCGACCAATCCTTACGCGCCGCCGGCCGCTCAACCACCCGTTCACGGCAAATATCGCACGGCCCCCGAGCCACGTACGACGATGCCGACAGGCATTCCGTTCATCGTGGCCAACGAGGCAGCCGAGCGATTCAGTTATTACGGTATGACGGCCATTCTCATTCTGTTCATGTCGAAGCAATTGCGCGGCGTGGATGGACAGTTGGATGTGATGTCGGACCACACGGCACGAGCGGTGATGCACGATTTCATCACGGCCGTCTATGCATTTCCGCTGCTGGGCGCCCTGTTAGCCGATATCGTGCTGGGGAAATACCGCACGATCCTCAGCTTGTCCCTGTTCTATTGCTTGGGGCATCTGGTCCTGTCGATCGACCAGACCGATTATGGCCTGGCGCTAAAGCAATCGCTGGGGCTGACGTGGACCCCCTTGGGGTTGTTCCTGGGCCTCGGGTTAATCGCCATCGGCGCGGGAGGCATCAAGCCATGCGTCTCGGCCCACGTTGGGGACCAGTTTGGCGATACCAATAAACACCTGCTCGAACGGGTCTTTGGTTGGTTCTATTTTTCGATCAACCTGGGAGCGGCTGCGTCGCAGTTGTTGATCCCTTGGTTGCGCACCAACGTAAACGTGCATGTGGCATTCGGCATTCCTGGCGTGCTGATGCTGCTAGCGACGATTTTCTTCTGGCTGGGTCGCCATCGCTTTGTGCATATTCCGGCGAACGCCAAGCAGTGGAAGCGCGAAGTGCGGAGCAAAGAGGGAATTGTCGCGATTGCCAAGTTGTCGATCATCTTCCTGTTCGTAGCCGTCTTTTGGTCGCTGTTTGACCAAACTCACTCGTCCTGGGTGCAGCAGGCCGAGCAGATGAACCGTGAGATACTCGGGGTTACGCTCGACCCTGATCAACTCCAGGCAGTTAATCCGCTGCTGATCATGATCTATATTCCACTGTTCACTTACCTGATCTACCCAGCGCTGGAAAAGTTGCCAGGGCTGAATCCACTGACGCCGCTGAAGCGAATCGCGATTGGCTTCTTCGTGATGGTCCCCGCGTTCGGCCTGGTTGCGGTGGTGCAACAGTGGATCGATCAAGGAACGACGCCGCATATTGGCTGGCAAGTATTGGCCTACATGGTCCTGACGGCCTCGGAAGTCATGGTGTCGATTACGGTGCTCGAGTTCTCCTACACGCAGGCCCCGTTGAAGATCAAATCGCTGGTAATGGCGCTCAATATGGGGGCTGTCTCGCTCGGCAATCAGATGACGGCTCGCGTGAACCATCTGATGGAGCGGGAAGACATCCGCGCCGCGCTGCACGGCGCCAAGTATTTCTGGTTCTTCACGGCCGCGATGCTCGTAGCGGCGATCGGCTTCCTGCTGGTTGTCCAGTTCTACAAGCCGCGGACGTACATTCAGCACGAGCAGACGTGAGGCTAACTTTGTGATGCGAACTTGGCAGCGTGCGCGACACAGTGCTAACCCTTCTCCCCCGGGGAGAAGGTGGCGGCGCTAGCCGACGGATGAGGGTCGCGCGTCAGTCGGACACGACTCCGAGCGCAGAGTGGACCCTCATCCGGCCTTCGGCCACCTTCTCCCGGAGGGAGAAGGGTTGATGCGATGCCGCTCAAGATTGTCTGTCACTTGCGATACATTCGCAGAAACATATTGCGTCGTTACGACATCGCGGGCGATGAATCGCCCGGCGTGGGTTCGTGCGAGGAACCGTTCGCAGGGCCGGACGATGACGGCGCGCCGTTGTCGCCTGACGTTGTCGCGCCGCCGGCCGCTGGTAGCCGCTCGCGCAGCGTCTTGGTCACCTGCTCCAACCACCACGCTTCGGGCAGTCGGTAGGGACGGAACTTTTCGAGCAGGCCGCGCTCTTCGCTGTGCAACAGGGCGCGATGCGGCCCGAGCTTGCTGGCCTGGGGCGAGTCGATCAGCGTGCTGGAGTCAGAGACGCTCATCTGGAACAGCACGCGGGTTTCGAACTCACGCAAGGTTTGTCGGTCGAAGCAGCGCTGCACGTTGTTCAACGTATCGCACCAAACGATCACGTGCAGCCCCAGCGGCGGCCCTTCGCGCAGTAACGCGACCAATTGCTTGCTCGGGCTCGGCTTTTCGGCCCCGCGCGAGAAACCAAAATCATCGTCGGCCTTGCGCAAGTCGCGGAAGCGTTGCAGATCGTAGATCATCAGATAGATCGGCGGCTGCTCCAAGCTAGCGTTAGCCTGGCGCCGCTCCAACTCTTCGCTCATCGCGCCGATCATCCGGGCGGTGTCGCGAATGCTGCCGGCTTCGATCGTGCCGGGCAACATCGCCGCCACGCGCGGCAATTGATCGACGTGCATCGCGTCGGGCGCCTGGCCGTCGAGGATCAGGAACTTCGCGCCTGGCTGCTGGGCCGACAGCGAAACGCTGGTGATCATCATCATGGCCAGCGCCGCTTCGGACTGTTGGCCAATCAGCAGGACGTTGGCCCCGCTTTGCCGACGGAAGATCGCCGCCGTGGGATCCTTGATGGCGATGGCGTCACCCAGCCAAGCCAGGGCCGAGAGGCTGACCGGCCCCGGCTTCTCGATCGCCGCGGCCAGCAAATGGTTCTTGGTGATGTCAGCCGGGATGTTCCCTTCAAAGACGATTTGCCCGGCGGTCGTCACACCGCGCGACTGGGCAAGTTCGCGGATCGCTTTGAGGTAATATTCGTGCCGATCGTCGGATAGCCAGACCACCTGGAACAGGTTGTTCCCTTCGCTGCGGCCGTTGGCGTCGTTGTAGATCGCCTCGCCGGGACGCGAGAGGAGCCGCGCGGCGGAGTTTTCCTCGCTGAGAATCAAGTTGGCGTCGGCTTCGCTGCATTGCAGGGCGATGCGAATGGCAAACTGCCCCAGCGTGCTGCGGGCCAGACTGTAAGTGCCGCCCAGCGTCTGGCTGCCCAGGTGAACGTGAATACCGAACGCGCGCCCTTGCCGGACCAGCCGGTCAAGCAGCAGCGACACGTCCTGGGCAATCTTATCGTCTTCGACGAAGAACTCCTGAAACTCGTCGACGATAAACAAGATGCGTGGCAGCGTCTCTTTGCCGCCAGCCTGGCGATAGGCGTTCAAATCCTGCACGTTCATATCGCGGAACATATCGCCGCGGTGCTTCAACTCGGCGTCCAGGCGTTGCAGCACGCTCAGGCCGAACTCGCGCTCGCTTTCAATCGCAATGACCTTCGCGTGGGGCAACTGGAATTGCGCGTACGTCTTGAACTCGACACCTTTCTTGAAGTCGATCAGATACAGTTGCACTTCATCGGGGCTGTAATTCAGCGCCAAGTTCGTTATCAGCGCGTGTAGCAA
This region of Planctomycetota bacterium genomic DNA includes:
- a CDS encoding tetratricopeptide repeat protein, which gives rise to MPRLLHWLLVAVCWSFAGGSMCVWAQDAEESTAAKTDKAAATVHAHEWSVELAKQVRPSVVVITTEGRGGANEGMGTGFIISADGLIATNRHVIGDGRAIQVRTSDGRTFTPTAVEATDRQLDLAVLRVNAKNLPALKLADSEQVEPGTPVLAVGNPLGLEHSVAVGAIASSRQIDGSPLWQVAIPIERGNSGSPLVDRQGRVVGIMALKSATTSNLGFALKSNDLQALVDKPNPVPFQRWLTIGALDPAQWQPRLGGIWRQHAGRIQVRGTGAGFGGRSLCVFQKSPPDEPYEIEVTVKLDDEAGAAGLAFAVTDDDRHYGFYPSAGRLRLSRFDGPDVTQWHVLVEKASEHYRPEDWNTLRVRVEKEWLRCYVNDHLVAEMIDAELRGGRVGLAKFRNTVAEFKQFRMGRELRPLGPSTETVAKLTKMVERLPDEISADAPEAKPLQEQPGAAAQALRQQATELRERAKQMRELADELLAREATQQLAAELDRGEDKADLLRAALLLARLDNEELDVDAYLDIAARMAREIRARWPVQASEADRLKALNDYLFDEQGFHGARHDYYNRANSYLNQVLDDREGLPITLSILYIELAGRLDMRVVGVALPGHFIVRHEPHEGESQLLDPFGRGARLTKAEADTIVHDAIGTPALAEHLVPAGKRAIIVRMLHNLRGVAQRQEDSEAMLRYAEALVTLMPNSSQERIGRALLRMQAGNMRGALVDVDWLLDQRPKDIDLERVEQLRALIHRALDR
- a CDS encoding POT family MFS transporter, with translation MPETSTNPYAPPAAQPPVHGKYRTAPEPRTTMPTGIPFIVANEAAERFSYYGMTAILILFMSKQLRGVDGQLDVMSDHTARAVMHDFITAVYAFPLLGALLADIVLGKYRTILSLSLFYCLGHLVLSIDQTDYGLALKQSLGLTWTPLGLFLGLGLIAIGAGGIKPCVSAHVGDQFGDTNKHLLERVFGWFYFSINLGAAASQLLIPWLRTNVNVHVAFGIPGVLMLLATIFFWLGRHRFVHIPANAKQWKREVRSKEGIVAIAKLSIIFLFVAVFWSLFDQTHSSWVQQAEQMNREILGVTLDPDQLQAVNPLLIMIYIPLFTYLIYPALEKLPGLNPLTPLKRIAIGFFVMVPAFGLVAVVQQWIDQGTTPHIGWQVLAYMVLTASEVMVSITVLEFSYTQAPLKIKSLVMALNMGAVSLGNQMTARVNHLMEREDIRAALHGAKYFWFFTAAMLVAAIGFLLVVQFYKPRTYIQHEQT
- a CDS encoding DUF2029 domain-containing protein — encoded protein: MGIEALYQTRRGELDVYLVGAERMVEGAQVYVRGGDPVYRTNAFTYPPFFALVFVPLLGFSEPVGAALWALASWVALVAIAWMIDRTVASFVTDEQARDRRLTAVFWIALVALIGRHLLSILEALSHDVLTLLLVTACVYGLSLGRQRAAGVCAGIAAACKATPLLFAPVFMWQRRWSATACVVLAAALCTWLPDLTHPNKAQIPWALDWYQTFLSNVRPGATVEAPGGWQAWSEANQSLSGSLYRLLNPPTTRPDEAERDISVWNPGPHGTKAVTLAAQVGVLVLMLWAAWPRRAPEREGRQDWPLVEFGQGAIVATAMPLLSPMSSKSHFGILILPVAYCLTYYLYRRRDRAVLVLLASTFVIGTLTMKSLVGHSWGRYLLGCGTVTWCALASLIAAARTLQLQLRELRSAGDIQTTLRSAAGVIGSAAHSAGPRAPHAIGKPATTSSAARGRNRD